GTCACAAACCTTTCCTTATTTTTAGCCGtcgaattgaataaatcaaataaaaataaccATCAGTATTAAACATCAtgcatgaaaaaataaaaaaggtgttTGTTTACCATTTCCCTTCCATGGCCCAACTTAAACAACAAGCATTCCACCCCACTAAAAGccaataaataaaaacttgTCCCACCATCCTACTCCACCATGGTTTTGGTTCGGCCACGATTTTCTCTACCGGCCAAAGACGTCAAGCTCAAAGATATGCCAAGGCAACACACTTGGCTTTCTATCACCGTCCTTTTAATCTCTAACTCACGGTCGAAGACGAATGACTTTTTACAAAGACAGTAAATCTTGGGAAATCAGGTTCATCACAACGGGTGTCCTTAGCATTCTAGGTCTAACGGAAATCGGAAGGAATCCAAAAGGGTCATACCGGTATATAAGAAGTGCTTGGCCGGAGAATTTGAAGCTGAATCCAATCTTACAACGTGGTTAGTGAATCAAATGTGGGAAACTGTCTTCCGTGCTTTACTcctaaactccataaaaatcagaTTTAAGgatagaaaataacaaagaagAAAACTCTCAACCCCCATAGTTATTGCAGGTATAAAGTTATAAACAAACTCTTGAATCCACAATAGagcaagaaaaaggagaaggagaaacagACGAGAGAGAAAGGGTGACCGAGAGAACGAGAAGTTCCACTACTTTCTATTGTCAGTTTTGTACAACATGCAACGGTATACATCCTAAATAGAGCTTGATATGATCTTGCCAATGAATAATTACAGATTTCACCATTCAAGTCACAGATACAATGCTGTTTTACCGTAAATATAGGGAGACCACTAATTgcaaaaaaattatgaattcGCTTACTACGGCAGCAGGAGAGTGGATGCCAAGAAATGGAACAATGTCTACTTGGAGAAAATTCTCTACAGCTGAACCCACCACGGCACCAGCAACAAGCCCCCCTACAGTTATGATGGTCGCCTTCCCTGCAAAGATGAACGGAAAATTAGTCCAAATTACTTAATGCCTAATCTCAGGTTtagaaaaacacacaaaaaaaaatctatgGAGCCCGAACTGCATTAAGTAAATGCACTTATCCACAGATCAGATGCGGAAAATTTCAGAAATACCCTTTTATTAACCAATCGTTCTCAAAGTTGGAGATAGATAACCAACCTGACAAAacaaacccatgactttcattCATGATTGATGAAACCATGCTAAACGATAAGACAAAAAGAAGTGAATACAAGGATTTATGACATAGAAACTTGCAAGTAATCTCCAATACCGTAAGGACGTCTAATAAGCGACAATAAGGAAATGCCTGTACATAAGAAAACTCCATACCTAACTTAATATTCTTTTTGGTCATGAAGTACAAGGAAGCTCCAAAGCTACCAGCCAGGATCAGTCCAGGAACATCAGCCCCTCCATACGGCCCCGAAGAAGAACCGGAAGCTCCATTGACATAAGTTAAGGCCATCAAAGCTCCATAGACACCAACTTGTACACCCAGATCACTTGTCGAGGGCGTTTCCACTGCAATAGGTGGATTCTTCACAGTAGCCTGCAGCCACTGCGGCACTGATCCAATCCCAGGAGCACTCACTGGCTTAACATCAGCATAACGAACACTGCTATTCACAACTTTCCCTGCCCGTCGCTGAGTTAAGCTTCTCATAAGCAACATGTCGTACGCAGCCTCAACCTAAACTAATTAACATTAGTGATAAGGAAATCATAATCATGGCATTATAAAATTCCAAACCAAAACTAGAAACCACCATAATAAATGCTTGTGAATTGTGATACTACTACAACCCATCACCCTCAATTACCCCAAAAAAATACATCTAAATTCATAGCTTCGTTTGCAAGCACTAAATTTAACTCTTTTGCAAATTTGTGGCCCAATCAATACTTCATTAGCAATTGAGTAAAACAAATCAAATTATTAACTGCTCAAATTATAAACATTTAACATAAcatattaaatataaacatttaCTTATTTATAAGCTCAGAAACTAGAGCTAGAGTGGCTAAAATCATACATTATTCAATAGAATCCACATAAAAAACGCacctttaaacattaaaatctctataattttgcaaaaattaattagttcaacttcaacccaaTAGTTGTCGTACACAACCCAGGAAATTACCAAAAGAGATTGACATAAATCTCGAAAGGAAGATTAAGAGATGTAATAACCTGTGCAATCGCCTCCTGGTCATCTTTACAAGCTGCGACAATCGAGTTCTTGGCGCGAAGAATTTCATCGAACGAGGCGCCGTCTGAGACGCCGAGGAGCTTGAGGGCGTTCTCGACTGACATCTCGAACGGTGCGTTGTCGTCGGCTCTGGAGGCGGCCGTGGCAGCCCAGGTTAATGTGCGGCGGGATGGGGCGATGGAGCCCCTCCAAGGCTCGAATTGCATGGCCGGTTTTCGGATTCCAGTGGGTCCGGGGCGGCGGAGGGGCGGGCGAGGGAAGGAGGAGCCGGCGGAGAGGCGGTTGGGCCGGACGGAGAGAGTGGCTGCCATGTGTTTGAAGAAATGTGAGGCTGGATTTGGTGCGAAAGTAGCGTGCGTGACGATATGGGTTGTTGTGTTGGGCTGAGTCTTTTGCCGCGGAGTGGGTCATCTATAATTGTGGACCGTTGATGGACATGTCACCACCAATCAATAATTGTATTCTTCCTTCTACGCTATTTTCTTCCTTCCTTTTACGTTAAATACTTAATAGACGGCTTTTGGGCCAACTTGGTTCCCCCGATTATCATACTTCATCATTTTAGTCTTTGTAATTTAAAATTGATATAAACGGTTTTTTGATATTATCATCTGtcaattattttgatcattctgtAAAAAAATATCCGTTAAAAAACACCAGTTCACGAAAATGGgctaatttgacaaaaatacctttAATTTGATGGAGATTTCTGAcagaaagaccaaaatgattaacTATCTCATGAACAATTTTGGATAAAAAGCCTTTAAAACAATCTCATAGACAattttggatttaaaaaaaccCTTAATCTGGATGGTGCTATTTACACACACATTTTTCTTCTCACACACTTCTTTCAATCTCCGACCGTCAGAtcataaattgaagaagatcaaaaaattaataagggtgtaagaagtaaaaagaagTGTGTAAATAACACTACCCTTAAATCTAAGAATTTTAGCTTACAAGTGTGAAAAAATATCATGAAAAATTAGTAATAAGTGGATAACTCAAGTTAGTACTAGCTAAAGTTGAATTTGTCTTGACCTCTATTATTTATAATATGTACGAGTAGGAGTCAATTGAGTTTGAGATTTGATATGTTGGAGCTTGTATAATTTATGAATAACTCGTTTAAAAGTGTTTGCTTGGACAGAAGGATCATTGGAATAAAAATTGCTTTGTAagttacttaaaacaaaaaaaactcacTTAAGATTTGattaattgaaacaaatttccaCCCGTCCCTAATGCGTTTAGATGTATGTTTAGTTGTGTAGTTCCAAAATCTGTGATGCATCTTCGTGGAATTAACAAATCTCATGCTAtcggggtggtttgggagttagatgcttaaaaaaaaacacccatgaaaaaaagcttagaaggttttaggtgtttggtaaactgaaaaaaaatggcttattttggaagctgctgtgagaataagctgaaatcaaaggaaaaagctgaagtagctatttgcagctttggaaaactagctttttttcaaagcacacatagcttcagtgctcctttaatgaaaagacccactatcagactgtttttttctttcaaaagcacttttacaaaaaagtttaccaaacactctgctgatttatttcatagccgcttattctcacagcagctttttttcaaagcacaacaataccaaaccagccggATGTGtcagttacaaaaaaaaaaaaaaattgtttggtgTTATAAAGTATCAGatatttcaaattttataagatatttcaaattttttataatgaaTCAAGATTCGGCTAAAAGCATACAAGTATTTGTAGAATTTCACATTggttagagagaaaggagaaaacCAATTTAAATAGGATTACCCTATTCTAACTAGCCTCGAggtttttttgtgataaaatgccacacctgacggattgtgtAGGTGCCTTTTGTGATGAAACCCTACAGCTGACGGAATGTACAGGGGTAATTAACAAGTAAACGGATTGTACAGTGGTAATTAACAAGTTGACGGATTGTACAATGGTAATTAACAAgttgaggacaatatcaatgttgttggaagtggatATATGACCCGTCTTTCTGATAATACTACAGTATTGTAATGAGCGAAAAGAGTAATTGATCAAGTTCGTGAGCAATTCTGTAAAGAAACACTTATGATACTAAAACTTATGCCTTATTGAGCATTTTACTGGAATATCGGAGAAATCCCATGGATAAGTGAGGCAAAAGCTGAGATCGGACTTAAACTTACAATTCGAGGACCTTAAATTtttttcaaatgaaaaaaatactaatctaatttttttttcaaagcctaaTCTAATCTAATTACCTTTTCATTACTACCATTAATTTTCGTATGTATTCCTTGTGGGGTCCGCCCAAATTAACCGGCTCTTGGCGCCTCACATCCCTCCTGGATATCTCTTTTGCACGTCAGTTACTCGAAGCGTGGGGAACTCGGTAGCCTTTGAAAGTGCGCCGTACTGGAAACTCGAACGATGTCGTTGGCTGCCTGTTGGAGGCTGACTCTGACATGCCCGACACCGACCTCCTCGCGGACTTCATCCTGCTTCTCTCCCAGAAGCCGAAGTGGGTTCCGTTGCAGAGCTTCTTCTGGGCAAGCCCACGCTGCAATTGGGGGCCCAAACgacaaggaaaagaagaaggTTGTCGTTGTTGGCTCTGGCTGGGCTGGCCTCGGCGCTGCTCACCACCTCTGCAACCAGGTTTCTCTTTCTATCTCTCTATGTTTGTGGAAGACTGTGAGAATCATTCCCACCTCAATCCACGCATACGATGCAATATATGATGAATGGTTCGACTACTAGTAATTGCACCGAtgcttttgtgataaaactgcGCATATGTTTGGGCTAGTAGGTGATTAGATGATAAGTTAGGATATCGCTGTGATTAGTAGTAAGTTGCTTGTCCGTCTCTCTGAAATATACCGTATTTTGGTATTTCATTTGCAGGGTTTTGATGTTACTGTTATCGAACAAGGTAGTGGCTTGGGCGTACTTCATGAAATTGGTATCCAGCGCGGTAAAAGAAgcaatcttttgttttttataatGGATTTTGGAAACTGGGTTTCTTTTCGAATCTTAATTTGGCAGATACcctttttgatttttgagaagcTCAACGTAGGGATTGTTGAATTGAATTCTGATAAATGATGTCAGCATTTGAATTCTGCTGTGTTTTGTAGGTAATTGGTATCCTTTCCGGAATATTTTTAGCCTTGTTGATGAGCTAGGTATCAAACCCTTTACTAACTGGACAAAGTTTGCACAATATTCAGCAGAAGGGTTGGAGGTAAGTTAATCTacatttgtttacatttttagtGTTTGAGCAATGCTCGGTGATTGGTTTCTTGTTATTGTTTTAAAACTTGAGATTGAGTTAGAAGTTTTGAAATGTGTTAACGGAGGCAGTAATGTTCTTCAGGCTGAGTTTCCGGTATTTCAGGACCTTCCTCAATTGCCAGCACCATTTGGAACCTTATACTATACACAGGTATAGTTTGCTTGTACGGTCGCAACCTTATGAATCATAGATTCATTCCTTGTTCCGGTGAAAAAGTTTAGCAGCATAGTGTTAATCAATAGAGTTGGCATTGTTTGCAGTTTGCTCAGCTGCCATTGGTTGATAGATTAACTTCACTTCCCTTAACAGCTGCAGGTATGTCTCATACTAAAATCTAAGATCTAGATTTAAAAAGTTTAATGCTTAATCAGCACACGTTTATCTGTCGAAGGAGCTAGTAGGAAGTCCTAAACAATTGTATATATGAGAAGCTGTTGGAAGAAATTGTTGAAGGTAGTCCTACACATCTCACAATTCCTGCACTGATGAATTTATCTCTGCATTTTCTTTACAGTGATCGATTTTGACAACACAGATACAGCCTGGAGAAAATACGATGCAAGTAGGCCCTCTATATCACAAACTATGGGTTCCATTATTCGGAAAATTATTTTTTACGTGCACTGAAAACACTCAAAGCTAAGTCTAAGTAAGAGGTTTCACTGGTAGTTACTGCAAGGGAGCTTTTTAAGCAGTTTGGATGTTCGGAAAACCTTTATCAGAATGTCTTATCACCATTGATTCAAGTGGGTCTTTCTGCACCGGCTGAACAATGTAGTGCTGCCGCAACTCTTGGTTTACTATCCTACATCTTTGCTCACCAGGTTTGATATGTTTAGTTACTTTTCTAGAGTAAGAGAGGTTTTTTGCATTCATTTctcactgtttttttttttggtcaaaattcGTTTCTCACTGTTGAGCATtatcttttgtttctttcctttttcGTTATCTAATTAAATCGTAATATATTGATGGGTGTAGAAAAATTTTGATCTCGTTTTGTGTCGTGGAACAAGTAGAGAAAGGATTTTCAAGCCATGGATGGAGTCTTTGACAACTAAAGGTTGCAAATTCGAGAAGGGTATGCAATTA
This genomic interval from Malus domestica chromosome 05, GDT2T_hap1 contains the following:
- the LOC103410602 gene encoding protein CHAPERONE-LIKE PROTEIN OF POR1, chloroplastic-like isoform X1 — encoded protein: MAATLSVRPNRLSAGSSFPRPPLRRPGPTGIRKPAMQFEPWRGSIAPSRRTLTWAATAASRADDNAPFEMSVENALKLLGVSDGASFDEILRAKNSIVAACKDDQEAIAQVEAAYDMLLMRSLTQRRAGKVVNSSVRYADVKPVSAPGIGSVPQWLQATVKNPPIAVETPSTSDLGVQVGVYGALMALTYVNGASGSSSGPYGGADVPGLILAGSFGASLYFMTKKNIKLGKATIITVGGLVAGAVVGSAVENFLQVDIVPFLGIHSPAAVVSEFIIFLQLVVSLYLR
- the LOC103410602 gene encoding protein CHAPERONE-LIKE PROTEIN OF POR1, chloroplastic-like isoform X2, which translates into the protein MAATLSVRPNRLSAGSSFPRPPLRRPGPTGIRKPAMQFEPWRGSIAPSRRTLTWAATAASRADDNAPFEMSVENALKLLGVSDGASFDEILRAKNSIVAACKDDQEAIAQVEAAYDMLLMRSLTQRRAGKVVNSSVRYADVKPVSAPGIGSVPQWLQATVKNPPIAVETPSTSDLGVQVGVYGALMALTYVNGASGSSSGPYGGADVPGLILAGSFGASLYFMTKKNIKLGWLSISNFENDWLIKGYF
- the LOC103410602 gene encoding uncharacterized protein isoform X3, coding for MAATLSVRPNRLSAGSSFPRPPLRRPGPTGIRKPAMQFEPWRGSIAPSRRTLTWAATAASRADDNAPFEMSVENALKLLGVSDGASFDEILRAKNSIVAACKDDQEAIAQVEAAYDMLLMRSLTQRRAGKVVNSSVRYADVKPVSAPGIGSVPQWLQATVKNPPIAVETPSTSDLGVQVGVYGALMALTYVNGASGSSSGPYGGADVPGLILAGSFGASLYFMTKKNIKLAWFHQS
- the LOC103440874 gene encoding uncharacterized protein isoform X1, which codes for MSLAACWRLTLTCPTPTSSRTSSCFSPRSRSGFRCRASSGQAHAAIGGPNDKEKKKVVVVGSGWAGLGAAHHLCNQGFDVTVIEQGSGLGVLHEIGIQRGNWYPFRNIFSLVDELGIKPFTNWTKFAQYSAEGLEAEFPVFQDLPQLPAPFGTLYYTQFAQLPLVDRLTSLPLTAAVIDFDNTDTAWRKYDAITARELFKQFGCSENLYQNVLSPLIQVGLSAPAEQCSAAATLGLLSYIFAHQKNFDLVLCRGTSRERIFKPWMESLTTKGCKFEKGMQLTDFVLNEETGSISEVVCNGGVYNADAVVLAIGISTLQKIIENSAVLCTREEFLKVLNLASIDALSVKLWLDRKVNIPNACNACSGFDDSFGWTFFDLNAIYDDHKDSSVTVLQADFYRANELLPLKDEQIVSRAVSYLSKYIKDFKNVTVTNKKIGRFPKSLPHFFPGSYKDMMRGATSFQNLFMAGDWIITRHGSWSQEKTYVTGLEAANRAVDYLEEGSFAKIIPVEEDEPHIQALRSLNRSFKEITAQLPLSSYFLQ
- the LOC103440874 gene encoding uncharacterized protein isoform X3; translated protein: MSLAACWRLTLTCPTPTSSRTSSCFSPRSRSGFRCRASSGQAHAAIGGPNDKEKKKVVVVGSGWAGLGAAHHLCNQGFDVTVIEQGSGLGVLHEIGIQRGNWYPFRNIFSLVDELGIKPFTNWTKFAQYSAEGLEAEFPVFQDLPQLPAPFGTLYYTQFAQLPLVDRLTSLPLTAAVIDFDNTDTAWRKYDAITARELFKQFGCSENLYQNVLSPLIQVGLSAPAEQCSAAATLGLLSYIFAHQKNFDLVLCRGTSRERIFKPWMESLTTKGCKFEKGMQLTDFVLNEETGSISEVVCNGGVYNADAVVLAIGISTLQKIIENSAVLCTREEFLKVLNLASIDALSVKLWLDRKVNIPNACNACSGFDDSFGWTFFDLNAIYDDHKDSSVTVLQADFYRANELLPLKDEQIVSRAVSYLSKYIKDFKNVTVTNKKIGRFPKSLPHFFPG
- the LOC103440874 gene encoding uncharacterized protein isoform X2, which codes for MSLAACWRLTLTCPTPTSSRTSSCFSPRSRSGFRCRASSGQAHAAIGGPNDKEKKKVVVVGSGWAGLGAAHHLCNQGFDVTVIEQGNWYPFRNIFSLVDELGIKPFTNWTKFAQYSAEGLEAEFPVFQDLPQLPAPFGTLYYTQFAQLPLVDRLTSLPLTAAVIDFDNTDTAWRKYDAITARELFKQFGCSENLYQNVLSPLIQVGLSAPAEQCSAAATLGLLSYIFAHQKNFDLVLCRGTSRERIFKPWMESLTTKGCKFEKGMQLTDFVLNEETGSISEVVCNGGVYNADAVVLAIGISTLQKIIENSAVLCTREEFLKVLNLASIDALSVKLWLDRKVNIPNACNACSGFDDSFGWTFFDLNAIYDDHKDSSVTVLQADFYRANELLPLKDEQIVSRAVSYLSKYIKDFKNVTVTNKKIGRFPKSLPHFFPGSYKDMMRGATSFQNLFMAGDWIITRHGSWSQEKTYVTGLEAANRAVDYLEEGSFAKIIPVEEDEPHIQALRSLNRSFKEITAQLPLSSYFLQ